In a single window of the Scyliorhinus canicula chromosome 1, sScyCan1.1, whole genome shotgun sequence genome:
- the LOC119969337 gene encoding 5-hydroxytryptamine receptor 1B-like, translating to MNQSAECLEPTSADLRPNFNCSTKVDAAGSISALAICVSVLLCLLTLATLLSNSFVIATIYRTRKLHTPANILIASLALTDLLVSILVMPISIVYTVSGTWNLGQVVCDIWLSSDITCCTASILHLCVIALDRYWAITDAVEYSIKRTPERAAGMIVTVWVISICISIPPLFWRQAKAGQLMHCMVNTDQIFYTIYSTFGAFYIPTLLLIALYGRIYVEARSRILKQSPKKAGKRLTTAHLVTDSPGSASISSVNSRANEAPSETGSPAYFNHVKVKVSDALLERKRISAARERKATKTLGIILGAFIVCWLPFFIITLVLPICKEACWFHHVIFDVFNWLGYLNSLINPIIYTMSNEDFKHAFQKLFRFR from the coding sequence atGAACCAATCAGCCGAATGCCTGGAACCGACCAGCGCTGACCTGCGACCCAACTTTAACTGCAGCACTAAGGTGGACGCTGCTGGCAGCATCTCAGCGCTGGCTATCTGTGTCTCGGTGTTGCTGTGTCTCCTCACCCTGGCCACTCTCCTCTCCAATAGCTTTGTCATCGCGACCATCTACCGGACCAGGAAGCTGCACACTCCTGCCAACATCCTGATCGCCTCCCTGGCCCTCACTGACCTGCTGGTCTCCATCTTAGTCATGCCCATCAGCATTGTGTACACGGTGAGCGGCACCTGGAACCTGGGCCAGGTCGTCTGTGACATCTGGCTGTCCTCCGACATCACTTGTTGCACCGCCTCAATCCTCCATCTGTGTGTGATCGCTCTGGACAGGTACTGGGCCATCACCGACGCGGTGGAGTACTCCATCAAGAGGACCCCCGAGAGAGCGGCTGGCATGATAGTCACCGTGTGGGTCATCTCCATTTGTATCTCCATCCCGCCTCTGTTCTGGAGGCAAGCCAAGGCGGGCCAGCTGATGCACTGCATGGTGAACACCGACCAGATCTTCTACACCATCTACTCAACTTTCGGAGCCTTTTACATCCCCACCTTGCTGCTGATCGCCCTGTACGGCCGCATCTACGTGGAGGCCAGGTCCAGGATCCTGAAGCAGTCGCCCAAGAAGGCGGGTAAGAGGCTGACCACGGCTCACTTGGTCACCGACTCTCCGGGCTCAGCTTCCATTTCCTCGGTGAACTCTCGGGCGAACGAGGCTCCCAGCGAGACAGGCTCCCCGGCTTATTTCAACCACGTCAAAGTCAAAGTGTCGGACGCGCTGTTGGAGAGGAAGCGCATCTCGGCGGCCAGGGAGAGGAAGGCAACCAAAACTTTAGGGATCATCCTGGGAGCCTTCATTgtgtgctggctgcctttcttcaTCATCACCCTGGTGCTGCCCATCTGTAAAGAAGCGTGCTGGTTCCACCATGTCATCTTCGATGTCTTTAACTGGCTAGGCTATCTCAATTCACTCATCAATCCCATCATATACACCATGTCCAATGAAGACTTCAAACAcgctttccaaaaactgttccgGTTTAGATGA